From Streptomyces sp. NBC_00370, a single genomic window includes:
- a CDS encoding TMEM175 family protein, giving the protein MSRQDLGLDVERLRAFGDAVFAIAITLLALDMKVPEGLSADEVGDAINDALGSVGGFLLSFLVIGILWISYHGLLGMAAELDRTLLYLDMALLAVVAGLPFPTKLLSDYGSTAVATSVYAASIGLASLLLGAMALRLLRPGMRKPDVSRRKIELSVWQSVVIVSVFLTSVPIALLSPSAAKYWWILAGPLQALVRRVKAEPVPAEHADPSAAK; this is encoded by the coding sequence ATGAGCCGACAGGACCTCGGGCTGGATGTGGAGCGCCTGCGGGCGTTCGGAGACGCGGTTTTCGCGATCGCCATCACCCTGCTCGCCCTGGACATGAAGGTCCCGGAAGGGCTGTCGGCCGACGAGGTCGGCGATGCCATCAACGACGCGCTCGGCTCCGTCGGCGGCTTCCTGCTCAGCTTCCTCGTCATCGGCATTCTGTGGATCTCGTACCACGGACTGCTCGGTATGGCCGCCGAGCTCGACCGCACACTGCTCTATCTCGACATGGCCCTGCTGGCCGTCGTCGCCGGGCTGCCGTTCCCGACGAAGCTCCTCAGCGACTACGGGAGCACCGCCGTCGCCACCTCCGTCTACGCGGCGAGCATCGGCCTCGCCAGCCTCCTGCTGGGCGCGATGGCGCTGCGTCTGCTGCGGCCCGGGATGCGCAAGCCGGACGTGTCGCGCCGCAAGATCGAGCTGTCGGTGTGGCAGTCGGTCGTGATCGTCTCCGTCTTCCTCACGTCCGTCCCGATCGCCCTGCTCTCCCCGAGCGCGGCCAAGTACTGGTGGATCCTGGCAGGGCCGCTCCAGGCGCTGGTCCGCCGCGTCAAGGCGGAACCCGTACCCGCCGAGCACGCGGACCCGTCGGCCGCGAAGTAA
- a CDS encoding GTP-binding protein, with amino-acid sequence MSSDDPIALKIVVGGGFGVGKTTMIGAVSEIKPLSTEETLTAASSGTDRLEGVENKSTTTVALDFGRITLRRQNLVLLLFGTPGQERFWFTWDDLSLGAIGAVVLADTRRLLDCFAAVEYFERRNVPFVVAVNEFEADDAYRYSPEEVRDALELKPDVPVLLCDARDPASARQVLITLVSYAHSVSVRAAQTAQTAQTAQTSAQTVQHSSSLGAPQ; translated from the coding sequence ATGTCATCTGACGATCCCATCGCCCTGAAGATCGTGGTCGGGGGCGGGTTCGGCGTCGGCAAGACCACCATGATCGGCGCGGTCAGCGAGATCAAGCCGCTGTCGACCGAGGAGACGCTCACCGCAGCGAGCAGCGGCACGGACCGGCTGGAGGGGGTGGAGAACAAATCCACCACCACCGTGGCGCTGGACTTCGGCCGCATCACGCTGCGGCGGCAGAACCTGGTCCTGCTGCTGTTCGGCACCCCCGGCCAGGAGCGCTTCTGGTTCACCTGGGACGACCTGTCCCTGGGCGCCATCGGCGCGGTCGTCCTCGCCGACACCCGCCGGCTGCTGGACTGCTTCGCCGCCGTCGAGTACTTCGAACGCCGCAACGTCCCCTTCGTCGTCGCGGTCAACGAGTTCGAGGCCGACGACGCCTACCGCTACAGCCCGGAAGAGGTGCGGGACGCGCTCGAACTCAAGCCTGACGTACCGGTCCTGCTCTGCGACGCCCGGGACCCGGCGTCGGCCAGGCAGGTACTGATCACGCTCGTGTCGTACGCGCACTCCGTCTCCGTCCGTGCCGCGCAGACGGCGCAGACCGCGCAGACCGCGCAGACCTCCGCACAGACCGTTCAGCATTCCAGCAGC
- a CDS encoding RNA polymerase sigma-70 factor, with translation MGQGHDPAGDEVGDRSTEEFERYRPLLLGLAYRLLGSMWDAEDIVQDAYLRWTRTDTSAVREPRAFLVTVVSRLALDELRSARVTREAYPGPWLPEPVPTDDLGPLETAALRDTVSYATVHLLERLTPPERAVFVLREAFDLPYDVIATTIGATQANCRQMYHRARGHLAEDRERFRPSREEHVTLLNRFLEAASSGDLGELTALLSEDVVSWNDGGGKVKAALRPVAGRDNVIAFFAGLVRRYAMGDPRIVEVNGEPALLTSMDGKHQYVGIEIAGGRIRTIYAVLNPDKLTRFTAEAH, from the coding sequence ATGGGCCAGGGACACGACCCGGCGGGGGACGAGGTCGGGGACCGGTCGACCGAGGAGTTCGAGCGGTACCGGCCGCTGCTGCTGGGGCTCGCCTACCGGCTCCTCGGCAGCATGTGGGACGCCGAGGACATCGTCCAGGACGCGTATCTGCGCTGGACCCGGACCGACACGTCCGCCGTACGCGAGCCGCGCGCCTTCCTGGTGACCGTCGTGTCGCGGCTCGCGCTGGACGAGTTGAGGTCCGCCCGGGTCACCCGGGAGGCGTACCCGGGCCCTTGGCTGCCCGAGCCCGTACCGACCGACGACCTCGGCCCGCTGGAGACGGCGGCGCTGCGCGACACCGTCTCGTACGCGACCGTCCATCTGCTGGAGCGGCTCACCCCGCCCGAGCGCGCGGTGTTCGTCCTGCGGGAGGCCTTCGACCTGCCGTACGACGTCATCGCCACGACCATCGGCGCCACGCAGGCCAACTGCCGGCAGATGTACCACCGGGCGCGCGGCCATCTCGCCGAGGACCGCGAGCGGTTCAGGCCCTCGCGGGAGGAGCACGTCACCCTCCTCAACCGGTTCCTGGAGGCGGCGAGCAGTGGCGACCTGGGGGAGCTGACCGCCCTGCTCAGCGAGGACGTCGTCTCCTGGAACGACGGCGGGGGCAAGGTCAAGGCCGCGCTGCGGCCGGTGGCGGGACGCGACAACGTCATCGCCTTCTTCGCCGGACTGGTGCGCCGCTACGCCATGGGTGACCCGCGGATCGTCGAGGTCAACGGCGAGCCCGCGCTGCTCACGAGCATGGACGGCAAGCACCAGTACGTCGGGATCGAGATCGCCGGGGGGCGGATCCGGACGATCTACGCGGTGCTCAACCCGGACAAGCTCACCCGCTTCACCGCGGAGGCGCACTGA
- a CDS encoding superoxide dismutase, whose product MATYTLPELPYDYAALEPVINPQIVELHHDKHHAAYVKGANDTLDQLAEARDKESWGAINGLEKNLAFHLSGHILHSIYWHNMTGDGGGEPLAADGVGELADAITESFGSFAGFKAQLTKAAATTQGSGWGVLAYEPVSGRLIVEQIYDHQGNVGQGSVPVLVFDAWEHAFYLQYKNQKVDFVEAMWKVVNWQDVAKRYTAAKQRANNLLLAP is encoded by the coding sequence ATGGCCACATACACGCTTCCTGAACTTCCGTACGACTACGCGGCGCTCGAACCGGTCATCAACCCGCAGATCGTCGAGCTGCACCACGACAAGCACCACGCGGCCTATGTGAAGGGCGCCAACGACACGCTCGACCAGCTGGCCGAGGCGCGCGACAAGGAGTCGTGGGGAGCGATCAACGGGCTGGAGAAGAACCTCGCGTTCCATCTCTCCGGCCACATCCTGCATTCGATCTACTGGCACAACATGACCGGCGACGGCGGCGGCGAGCCGCTGGCCGCCGACGGTGTCGGCGAACTGGCCGACGCGATCACCGAGTCGTTCGGCTCCTTCGCCGGCTTCAAGGCCCAGCTGACGAAGGCGGCGGCGACGACCCAGGGCTCCGGGTGGGGCGTCCTCGCGTACGAGCCGGTCAGCGGCCGGCTGATCGTCGAGCAGATCTACGACCACCAGGGCAACGTCGGGCAGGGCTCGGTGCCCGTGCTCGTCTTCGACGCCTGGGAGCACGCCTTCTACCTGCAGTACAAGAACCAGAAGGTGGACTTCGTCGAGGCGATGTGGAAGGTCGTCAACTGGCAGGACGTCGCGAAGCGGTACACCGCCGCCAAGCAGCGCGCCAACAACTTGCTGCTCGCGCCGTAG
- a CDS encoding DoxX family protein, translated as MSSRTVTPTTTTTTASSPALRRLHGAAVVRIGFGVLWAVDATFKWLPGFIHGQTLGDELGKAAEVQTPVIHQWLSMWHSIGTSSPTAFAVGTAVVETLIALGLIFGAFSNLVFVGSAIFSFGIWSSAEGFHLPWKSGMTDLGPSVGYIFASLALAYAFAGATWSVDGKLRPKLGKYGWLSSRSPEEIPTAI; from the coding sequence GTGTCATCTCGGACCGTCACCCCGACGACCACCACCACGACCGCTTCGTCCCCCGCGCTGCGCCGGCTGCACGGCGCCGCTGTCGTACGGATCGGCTTCGGCGTCCTGTGGGCCGTCGACGCCACCTTCAAGTGGCTGCCCGGCTTCATCCACGGCCAGACGCTCGGCGACGAGCTGGGCAAGGCCGCCGAGGTGCAGACCCCCGTCATCCACCAGTGGCTCTCGATGTGGCACTCGATCGGCACGTCGAGCCCCACCGCGTTCGCCGTCGGCACCGCCGTCGTGGAGACGCTCATCGCCCTCGGCCTGATCTTCGGGGCCTTCAGCAACCTGGTCTTCGTCGGCAGCGCGATCTTCTCCTTCGGCATCTGGTCGTCGGCCGAGGGCTTCCACCTGCCGTGGAAGTCGGGCATGACGGACCTCGGCCCCTCGGTCGGCTACATCTTCGCGTCGCTGGCGCTCGCCTACGCCTTCGCCGGTGCGACCTGGAGCGTCGACGGCAAGCTCCGCCCGAAGCTCGGCAAGTACGGCTGGCTGAGCAGCCGCAGCCCCGAGGAGATCCCCACCGCCATCTGA
- a CDS encoding roadblock/LC7 domain-containing protein, whose translation MPNDVFPAPQSDLDWLMADFIRRVPGTEGAVLASSDGVRKHSHGLSIDEADKLSAISTALCSLAGGVRDIKGPADGRVRQVVVEHDNALLFVSMAGPGAVLGVLASDTADLGAVGFEMGQLVKSVPEHLSTPPRLRTSPASDAAR comes from the coding sequence ATGCCGAACGACGTTTTTCCTGCGCCACAGTCAGACCTTGACTGGCTGATGGCCGATTTCATCAGGCGCGTCCCCGGTACGGAAGGCGCCGTCCTGGCGTCCAGCGACGGTGTGCGCAAGCACTCGCACGGCCTCAGCATCGACGAGGCCGACAAGCTCAGCGCCATCAGCACCGCCCTGTGCTCGCTGGCGGGCGGCGTCCGTGACATCAAGGGACCCGCCGACGGCAGAGTCCGGCAGGTCGTCGTCGAGCACGACAACGCGCTGCTGTTCGTGTCGATGGCGGGCCCCGGCGCCGTCCTCGGCGTCCTCGCCTCCGACACCGCCGACCTGGGCGCCGTCGGCTTCGAGATGGGGCAGCTCGTCAAGAGCGTCCCCGAACACCTCAGTACACCACCGAGGTTGCGGACCTCCCCGGCCAGCGACGCGGCGCGCTGA
- a CDS encoding NAD-dependent epimerase/dehydratase family protein: protein MRVLVAGATGVIGSQLVPLLGSVGHEVIALVRTDGGRAAALRSAGATTVTADALDGPATARAVRHARPDAIVNMLTAIPAELNPKHLARDFEQTNRLRTVGTAQLLEAGRAAGVTRVISQGLAYAYDPGGAPEGGTDDGSGPATESAPLWRRPPKQFVPVLAALTELERHTREADGLVLRFGHLYGPGSLYAADGSFTAQVRAGKVPLVGGGTATFSFTHAHDAATAIVAALDKNVTGVLNIVDDEPARMSTWLPVLADLLGAKRPKSVPAAVARLAVGGWGVAFMTRLRGADNARAKGTLDWRPRYASWRTGFGNELTDRADTESR from the coding sequence ATGCGCGTACTGGTAGCAGGCGCCACCGGCGTGATCGGCAGCCAACTGGTGCCGCTGCTCGGCTCGGTGGGGCACGAGGTGATCGCGCTCGTCAGAACCGACGGCGGCAGGGCGGCCGCGCTGCGCTCGGCGGGGGCGACGACCGTCACGGCGGACGCGCTGGACGGTCCCGCGACCGCCCGCGCCGTACGGCATGCCCGGCCGGACGCCATCGTCAACATGCTCACCGCCATCCCGGCCGAGCTGAACCCCAAACACCTCGCCAGGGACTTCGAGCAGACCAACCGGCTGCGGACCGTCGGCACCGCGCAGTTGCTTGAGGCGGGCCGCGCCGCCGGGGTGACCCGGGTGATCTCGCAGGGCCTGGCCTACGCGTACGACCCCGGCGGCGCCCCGGAGGGCGGTACCGACGACGGCAGCGGTCCCGCGACCGAGTCGGCGCCGCTGTGGCGTCGGCCGCCGAAGCAGTTCGTGCCCGTCCTGGCCGCGCTGACGGAGCTGGAGCGGCACACCCGCGAGGCGGACGGCCTGGTGCTGCGGTTCGGCCACCTCTACGGCCCCGGTTCCCTCTATGCGGCCGACGGCTCGTTCACCGCGCAGGTCAGGGCCGGCAAGGTGCCGCTGGTCGGCGGCGGCACCGCCACCTTCTCCTTCACGCACGCGCACGACGCGGCCACCGCGATCGTGGCCGCGCTCGACAAGAACGTCACCGGCGTGCTGAACATCGTGGACGACGAACCCGCCAGGATGAGCACGTGGCTGCCCGTCCTCGCCGACCTGCTCGGCGCCAAGCGCCCGAAGTCCGTACCCGCCGCCGTCGCCCGGCTGGCCGTCGGCGGCTGGGGCGTCGCCTTCATGACCCGGCTGCGCGGCGCCGACAACGCACGGGCCAAGGGGACACTTGACTGGCGTCCCCGGTACGCGTCGTGGCGTACCGGCTTCGGGAACGAACTGACCGACAGGGCCGACACGGAGAGCAGGTAG
- a CDS encoding HAD family acid phosphatase has protein sequence MRKSLQAAGVLASVAVAGAVLYGTGAASADGHAADRHSAEPENIGLLVGEIDNYYGATQAADGTWQASAHSPYAKDLARVEARAEKDIRNATATTRHHGKKPAIVLDVDDTSLLSFDYERATNYVYNDATWNAYVAKANRPAVFGMPELVAYAKQRGVEVFFLTGLSEPLRAPAVQNLTKAGYHTPLDTAHLFTKDKANPPAYLADCATAAAWNCTTVQFKEGTRKHLEASGYDIVGNFGDQQSDLTGGHADKAYKLPNPTYYVE, from the coding sequence ATGCGCAAGTCCCTCCAGGCGGCGGGCGTCCTCGCCTCCGTCGCCGTCGCGGGCGCCGTTCTGTACGGCACGGGCGCCGCGAGCGCCGACGGTCACGCGGCCGACCGCCACAGCGCCGAGCCCGAGAACATCGGTCTGCTCGTCGGCGAGATAGACAACTACTACGGCGCGACCCAGGCCGCCGACGGCACCTGGCAGGCGTCGGCGCACAGCCCGTACGCCAAGGACCTCGCCCGCGTCGAGGCGCGCGCGGAGAAGGACATCAGGAACGCGACCGCCACCACCCGGCACCACGGGAAGAAGCCGGCGATCGTCCTGGACGTGGACGACACCTCACTGCTGAGCTTCGACTACGAGCGCGCCACCAACTACGTCTACAACGACGCCACCTGGAACGCGTATGTGGCGAAGGCGAACCGTCCCGCCGTCTTCGGCATGCCCGAACTGGTCGCCTACGCCAAGCAGCGGGGGGTCGAGGTCTTCTTCCTGACCGGACTGAGCGAACCGCTGCGCGCCCCCGCCGTACAGAACCTGACCAAGGCCGGCTACCACACCCCGCTGGACACCGCGCACCTGTTCACCAAGGACAAGGCCAACCCGCCGGCGTACCTGGCCGACTGCGCCACGGCCGCCGCGTGGAACTGCACCACCGTCCAGTTCAAGGAGGGCACCCGCAAGCACCTGGAGGCTTCCGGTTACGACATCGTCGGCAACTTCGGCGACCAGCAGTCGGACCTGACGGGCGGTCACGCCGACAAGGCGTACAAGCTGCCCAACCCGACGTACTACGTCGAGTAG
- a CDS encoding DUF742 domain-containing protein, translating to MGALDGTPWVDDDEHEVRPYALTGGRTVPTNNMSLTSLLKARATAPSGYLSPEAAQALALCRGEARSVAEVAATLQQPVQVAKILLSDLLDAGALIMAMPSRTADPKDPHLLEAVLEGLRTYVI from the coding sequence ATGGGAGCTTTAGACGGCACCCCCTGGGTGGACGACGACGAGCACGAGGTCCGTCCGTACGCGCTGACCGGCGGCCGGACCGTTCCGACGAACAACATGAGCCTGACCTCGCTGCTCAAGGCGCGTGCCACGGCGCCCTCGGGCTATCTGAGTCCCGAGGCGGCCCAGGCGCTGGCGCTGTGCCGCGGCGAGGCCCGCTCGGTCGCCGAGGTGGCTGCCACGCTCCAGCAGCCCGTACAGGTGGCCAAGATCCTGCTGTCCGATCTGCTCGACGCGGGCGCCCTGATCATGGCGATGCCCAGCAGAACCGCAGATCCCAAAGACCCGCACCTCCTGGAGGCAGTGCTTGAGGGCCTACGAACCTATGTCATCTGA
- a CDS encoding MFS transporter: MTTAEPTRTDGSTVPATGARIRPSAPPRPVEPGAGLRARLRRHPVLLTALVAAVVHLVWFFFLANSGGDIAAQDAWAEFVGRHPDSAYNLAWYGGMHPVSYSVVSPYLMSVLGVRTTMMVVGTVSAALTALILVRVPAVRNPVWCSFAGVFAFLCNALSGRVTFGLGVMFALGAVAAVFCWPHRWRTKRWAKAAAAAPLAGLATAASPVAGLFLGVVAAALFLNKRRPGAYALGLAPVVVVAVSAWLFPFSGTQPLSIGSASLPFIFAVLVFVLVPVNWRTVRTAAAVYGIGTLLTFLISSQIGSNVSRLAMIIGGVVLLAALPYAVPRSRRWYAVLIAFAGLNAWIGFKGIDDMVITAPTASWTRELAPLVHQLQQKGAEKGRVEVVPARSHREASALAPYVNLARGWNRQADMERNPIFYDDTLTSDNYRGWLDRWAVHYVVLPKGDPDTGATIETTLVKQGQPYLKRLWGDANWQLYAVEDPMPMADPPATVDRAGAGELTIHVKAPGRVLIRIPYSPWLGLVDEKGKSVLPPQETEKSKADDNDDHPKVFTNPNGCLMKAEKDEEGDEWTELLAPRPGVYRLAAPYQLPRGTGCPEELRPEELR; the protein is encoded by the coding sequence GTGACCACCGCTGAGCCGACCCGCACGGACGGCAGTACCGTCCCCGCCACCGGGGCGCGAATACGGCCGTCCGCGCCGCCGCGTCCCGTGGAGCCGGGCGCGGGTCTGCGGGCGCGGCTGCGCAGGCACCCCGTCCTGCTGACCGCCCTGGTCGCGGCCGTGGTGCATCTGGTGTGGTTCTTCTTCCTCGCGAACAGCGGCGGCGACATCGCGGCCCAGGACGCCTGGGCCGAGTTCGTCGGCCGCCACCCGGACTCCGCGTACAACCTCGCCTGGTACGGCGGCATGCACCCCGTCTCGTACAGCGTGGTGTCGCCCTATCTGATGTCGGTGCTCGGCGTCCGTACGACGATGATGGTCGTCGGGACGGTGTCGGCGGCGCTGACCGCGCTGATCCTGGTCCGGGTCCCGGCCGTCCGTAACCCCGTGTGGTGTTCGTTCGCCGGGGTCTTCGCCTTCCTGTGCAACGCGCTCTCCGGCCGGGTGACCTTCGGCCTCGGCGTGATGTTCGCGCTGGGCGCCGTGGCCGCCGTCTTCTGCTGGCCGCACCGCTGGCGTACGAAACGGTGGGCCAAGGCGGCGGCGGCAGCGCCGCTGGCCGGTCTCGCGACGGCGGCGAGCCCGGTGGCCGGGCTGTTCCTCGGCGTGGTGGCCGCAGCGCTCTTCCTCAACAAGCGCCGGCCGGGGGCGTACGCGCTCGGGCTCGCGCCGGTCGTCGTCGTGGCGGTCTCGGCCTGGCTGTTCCCGTTCTCCGGGACGCAGCCGCTGTCCATCGGGTCGGCCTCGCTGCCGTTCATCTTCGCCGTGCTGGTCTTCGTCCTCGTACCCGTCAACTGGCGCACGGTGCGTACGGCCGCCGCCGTCTACGGCATCGGTACGCTGCTGACCTTCCTGATCAGCTCGCAGATCGGGTCGAACGTGTCCCGGCTCGCGATGATCATCGGGGGCGTCGTCCTGCTGGCGGCGCTGCCGTACGCCGTGCCGCGCTCCCGCCGCTGGTACGCGGTGCTGATCGCCTTCGCCGGGCTCAACGCCTGGATCGGCTTCAAGGGCATCGACGACATGGTCATCACGGCCCCCACCGCCTCCTGGACCCGCGAGCTCGCGCCGCTGGTGCACCAGTTGCAGCAGAAGGGCGCGGAGAAGGGCCGGGTCGAGGTCGTCCCCGCCAGGAGCCACCGCGAGGCGTCGGCCCTCGCCCCGTACGTGAACCTGGCGCGCGGCTGGAACCGCCAGGCGGACATGGAACGCAACCCGATCTTCTACGACGACACGCTCACCAGCGACAACTACCGGGGCTGGCTGGACCGCTGGGCCGTGCACTACGTGGTGCTGCCGAAGGGCGACCCGGACACCGGCGCGACGATCGAGACGACGCTGGTGAAGCAGGGCCAGCCCTATCTGAAGCGGCTGTGGGGCGACGCCAACTGGCAGCTCTACGCCGTCGAGGACCCGATGCCGATGGCCGACCCGCCGGCCACGGTCGACCGGGCGGGCGCCGGGGAGCTGACCATCCATGTGAAGGCGCCGGGCCGGGTGCTGATCCGGATCCCGTACTCGCCGTGGCTGGGGCTCGTGGACGAGAAGGGCAAGAGCGTCCTGCCGCCGCAGGAGACCGAGAAGTCGAAGGCGGACGACAACGACGACCACCCGAAGGTCTTCACCAACCCCAACGGCTGTCTGATGAAGGCGGAGAAGGACGAGGAGGGGGACGAGTGGACGGAACTGCTCGCCCCCCGGCCCGGGGTCTACCGGCTGGCCGCCCCGTACCAGCTGCCGCGCGGCACGGGCTGTCCCGAGGAGCTGCGCCCGGAGGAACTGCGCTGA
- a CDS encoding ATP-binding protein gives MPELSPHAPQADRREGGRRRGKAPARNLATESGLRSRIRRILLAPAVAVVVGAAAVWGATRYSHDTQVKWGVAAIAAAVCAVSLILAGRQAARVASAVHKQRVENATVARQWVERFEAVSVEGQKNVARLLEQVSRGERPQLPADSAESVPGGNPFADFEHTLRTGQHEALEAVAQAAARQQVDVFVNIAQRLHALVNRALARLDELESEVEDPDLLGGLFGVDHLVTQFRRQVESLAVMGGAVPRRINKPVPLPTVLRQGVAEIEQYARVRVIQPPEGTLPGFAAAEVIHLLAELVENAARFSSPDTQVTLRAERVPAGLAIEIDDRGLPMPADKLVRMNELLAKPDHFDIRAQLEDGRIGLFVVAQIARRHNIEVALRRNIYGGNQAVVVLPNALINALPDEAGPAVVANTAAAPAPVQAQSQAQGAGHAQQGHAPVATAARPAASVPAQRRGESSRPLPAESASGSVHSIGSQSQSRQSTAPRHGQSRGGAQSQPQSQPRGPVPAQVSAQPSRAPASSSAGSPSDPSPAPLPQRRTAPPAPEVEETPAADGRPLLPKRSEMFRPPELPSLTEDRDREVVAPNPQLMARFASGIRLATADDSATGPTEPDSDHSDRTR, from the coding sequence ATGCCTGAACTCTCCCCGCACGCCCCGCAGGCCGACCGCCGCGAGGGCGGCAGGCGGCGCGGAAAAGCGCCCGCCCGGAATCTGGCGACGGAGAGCGGTCTGCGCTCCCGGATCAGACGGATACTCCTGGCGCCCGCTGTCGCCGTCGTGGTGGGTGCCGCCGCCGTCTGGGGCGCGACGCGCTACTCCCACGACACCCAGGTGAAATGGGGCGTCGCCGCGATAGCGGCGGCCGTGTGCGCGGTGAGCTTGATCCTGGCCGGCCGGCAGGCGGCGCGCGTCGCCTCCGCCGTGCACAAGCAGCGGGTGGAGAACGCCACCGTCGCCCGGCAGTGGGTCGAGCGCTTCGAGGCCGTATCCGTCGAGGGCCAGAAGAACGTGGCCCGGCTGCTGGAGCAGGTCAGCCGCGGCGAGCGGCCGCAACTGCCCGCCGACTCGGCCGAGTCGGTGCCGGGCGGCAACCCCTTCGCCGACTTCGAGCACACGCTGCGCACCGGCCAGCACGAAGCGCTGGAAGCCGTCGCCCAGGCAGCCGCCCGCCAGCAGGTCGACGTCTTCGTCAACATCGCCCAGCGGCTGCACGCCCTGGTCAACCGGGCGCTGGCCCGGCTGGACGAGCTGGAGAGCGAGGTCGAGGACCCGGACCTGCTCGGCGGTCTGTTCGGCGTCGACCACCTCGTCACCCAGTTCCGCCGCCAGGTGGAAAGCCTCGCCGTGATGGGCGGTGCCGTGCCCCGCCGGATCAACAAGCCCGTCCCGCTGCCGACCGTGCTGCGCCAGGGCGTCGCCGAGATCGAGCAGTACGCGCGGGTACGAGTGATCCAGCCGCCCGAGGGCACGCTGCCCGGGTTCGCCGCGGCCGAGGTCATCCACCTGCTCGCCGAACTGGTCGAGAACGCGGCCCGGTTCTCCTCGCCCGACACCCAAGTCACGCTGCGCGCCGAGCGGGTGCCCGCGGGTCTCGCCATCGAGATCGACGACCGGGGTCTGCCGATGCCGGCAGACAAGCTGGTCCGGATGAACGAACTGCTCGCCAAGCCGGACCACTTCGACATCCGCGCGCAGCTGGAGGACGGCCGGATCGGGCTGTTCGTGGTCGCGCAGATCGCCCGGCGCCACAACATCGAGGTCGCGCTGCGGCGCAACATCTACGGCGGCAACCAGGCCGTCGTCGTCCTGCCGAACGCCCTGATCAACGCGCTGCCCGACGAGGCAGGACCCGCCGTGGTGGCGAACACCGCAGCGGCGCCCGCCCCCGTACAGGCCCAGTCCCAGGCCCAGGGCGCGGGGCACGCGCAGCAGGGGCACGCGCCTGTGGCGACCGCCGCCCGGCCCGCCGCCTCCGTACCCGCGCAGCGCCGCGGCGAGTCGTCGCGGCCGCTGCCGGCGGAGTCGGCGAGCGGTTCGGTCCACAGCATCGGCTCGCAGTCGCAGTCGCGGCAGTCCACGGCGCCGAGGCACGGCCAGTCGCGCGGCGGGGCACAGAGCCAGCCGCAGTCGCAGCCGCGCGGACCGGTACCCGCGCAGGTGTCGGCGCAGCCGTCCCGGGCCCCCGCCTCGTCGTCGGCGGGCTCGCCGTCCGACCCGTCGCCGGCACCGCTGCCCCAGCGGCGTACCGCACCGCCCGCCCCCGAGGTCGAGGAAACACCGGCCGCCGACGGCAGACCGCTGCTGCCCAAGCGCAGCGAGATGTTCCGGCCGCCGGAGCTACCGAGCCTCACCGAGGACCGCGACCGCGAAGTCGTCGCCCCCAACCCGCAGCTGATGGCCCGCTTCGCCTCAGGTATCAGGCTCGCCACGGCGGACGACAGCGCAACAGGACCGACGGAACCCGACAGCGACCACAGCGACCGCACCCGCTGA